The genomic segment CTACCAACGCAAGGACCACAGTGACAAGGACTGCTTCGTCTGCTGCATCCTTTCCCATGGAGACAAGGGCATCGTCTATGGCTGTGATGGGCAGGAAGCACCCATCTATGAGCTGACCTCTTACTTCACTGGTTCGAAGTGCCCTTCCCTTGCAGGCAAACCGAAAATCTTTTTTATCCAGGCTTGCCAAGGGGATAACTACCAGAAAGGCATAGCTGTTGAGACCGACTCAGAGGAGAAGGAAGCCTATTTAGAAATGGACTCGAATCAGAAGAGAAATATCCCAGATGAGGCTGACTTTCTGCTGGGGATGGCCACAGTGAACAACTGTGTTTCCTACCGAAACACCACAGAGGGGACCTGGTATATCCAGTCGCTGTGCCAGAGTCTGAGAGAAAGATGTCCTAGGTAATTCCTGCCTGCTCAACCTGTCATTCATCTATACATGTCCAGCTGTTGGCCTCAGAGCTGTACTTCCCATGTCAGTTGCAAAGTGGGAGAGAGGACGAGTCTTAACATCTTTagtcacagagagaaaaaaaacagataCTTACTGAGGAGTTTCCCCTTGTTAGCACCTCAAAGGACAGGCAGGGTATCAGATTGCTGTGAAGGATGGTGAAGTCATACAGTCCAGCTCTGTATTTGGGCAGAATCATGACTGTGCCACCTTAACTAAAAAAATTCTAAGAAGTCTTCCAAAAAGGCAATAACCCATTTCAATGTGTACTATCCTCTAGCTCTGTCAAAAGTTCCGTAATAGCTAACCGACCTCACACCCTCTTGGTgtattgtgagagagaaatgtgaaagaGCAAAAATCCTTTATTGTTGTACTCATCTGGCCTGATTTAAAGCCCCAAAATGTAGGAAAATCGCCTTTCCTCATTTAAATATCCCACGATTCTTTTAGTTACATGAAGTTTTGTATGTCACAGTTCACCCAAATGCACACACAACAGACAGATGGATAGCAAGGAATCTTCTGCTAGGTTCCTTCTAGTTCAGCATTATTATGTTTAAAGTGTATGAAGAATGAGAATTTTCTATGGCAGATAAAGGAGTGAACCATAACATCAACactatgttttcatttcattccattccatttCATTTCAGACCATGAATCCTGCAAGGTTAGgcgggggtgggtgtgggggtgggtgggtggggggctatTTGCAGAGGTGGATGAACAGGTGGCCCAATTAAACTGGATAGTGAGACTGGTGAGAAAGGGGTGGTGTGGCTGCAGGAGACACTGGATTTTCACTTCCCATAAGTTTGGTTGCATCATGGATGAATCCACAGAAGCAATGTCAATTTTGGGCAGAGGATGTTAGGGATCATTGAGAGGATGATGGAGGCAAGTAACATAGAAGCTGGAGTAGAGTGAGGTACAAACAGATTGGGAGGGGAAGAAGCCAAATCTCATGTTAACACGGAGGTTTCTGATGGTCTGCAGAGACTCTGAGGAAACCAAAGGTAAGTTATTAAGCTCTGAAATATCCTTTACCTGAAATGCTATGGCAGGTTTTGGTTTAGCAACTTATTTCATCTGcctgatgtttttttaaaaaatatatttttattgatttcagagaggaagggagagggagaaagagagagaagcatcaatgatgagagagaaccaaagattggctgcttcttgcatgcccactactggggatggagcccacaacccaggcatgtgctctgaccaggaatcaaactgtgaccttctggttcataggtcgatgctcaaccactgagccacgccagctgggcttgcCTGATGTTTTGAGAGAAATAGCTATCATAAGCACAGCAGGTGAACGGGTTTACCAGTGTTTTCCCCTCACAGATGGTCACAATGCTATGTTCTGTTTTGCAGGGGTGACGACATTCTCACCATCCTCACTGAGGTAAACTTTGAAGTGAGCAATAAGGACGACAAGAAGAATATGGGGAAGCAGATGCCACAACCCACTTTCACCCTGAGAAAAAAACTCTACTTCCCCCTTAATTGATGTAGAACACTATGCTTAATTTTTGTACTATAATGCTTTTACTTTATGCTATCATTTATTTGCATAACACTATGCTTAATTTAATTGTTAATAAGATGATGCTGCCTCTcccccatttattttattttattttattttattttattttattttattttatgttgttaatcctcacctgaggatatttttcccttttcgatgggttgcttcctgcatgggccccaaggtacgtgcccttgatcgaattgaacctgggaccctttggtctgcaggctgacgctctatccactgtgtcAAACTGGGtacggccccaccccccagtttttgaaggcagagaggggagagaatgggagtcatgacaatttaatttttatgcaGATTGAAGCCAAAATTTATGGCTTTGCAATGATAGCTAGATATTTATAGCCATAGCCATGattttaactgtatttttaatttgataaaaaacttttaaaaactatagtagATACAAAGGATAGTAAGTTTAAAAGAAATGCGACATTACAATGGTTCAAAAACAGTGGCAGAATGTACTTCACTCATCTCTGATTTCCTTTCAACCCCAAATCATTTAATTCCCTTCAAATCAGCGGTTGACAACCGGTGGTcctcggaccactggtggtccacgAGGCCCAAAAGGGTGGCGACTGCTGCTTCAAATTGTTaagaatagttttgttttgtACTTTCAGTCCCTCTCTTTCCAAGCCATCCTCCACACTACAATTATATGTAAGgaaaacttttcctttttattcatactaattaaaatgacataagataaattaacaatagaaaaataaaattaactttcatACATGCCGGAGTTCACAGAAATATGAGACTCAAAAAAAAagattgccctgaccggtttggctcagtggatagagcatcagcttgtggactgaagggtcccaggttcgattcccatcaagggcatgtaccttccttggttgcgggcacatgaattgatgtttctacctttctatccctctctttctcccttcctctctgtaaaaaagcaataaaatatattttttaaaaagttatcaaatCAGGCAGATTTTATATCTTTTAGACACAATAACAATAAATTTGGGAAGAATTTATAAGACAAAGAAGTTTGGTCTTAATAGTAAAGAAATAACAAGTTTTGTTTACACAGCCTTCTTGGCCCTGAATTCCCTATCTGATAATATTGATGCCTTCTATCCTCCTCatatggggttgggggtggggtgggggtggggctttcACATGGGACATTTCTGACTTTCAGGGGAATAAAACAGGGTCAGAGTGTCCGTCTTGTACTGTTGTGTCTCAAGTAACTTGCACTacaagtttctttaaaatacaaattggaAAATACTATTTCTTGCactaaaagcttttaaaaacccAAAATGGTTTTACAAATCTGTTACAATCTACTTCCAAATTCCCTTTTCAGCCTTTCCTCTTATTGCTCTTGTAGTATATGCATTCTTCTGTACATGCTTGATTTGCTCTTTTGCTAGCATTTCTGTGCTattcatgcttttaaaattataatttcatttgAAATACTCATGAATTATCttgtttttaaaagctaattaggtttttttaaaaaattagtttttcaaAAGTACTTCTAACAAAATATAACTTTACTGTTCGCAGgagagtgttttgttttttgccaatGGCATCTCACAGGTGGAAAATGTTTGGATCACAGATACATTTTACTTGAACCCTCCAATGTTGGCTCAcaccattatattttttaaaaatgtgttgttcagccctagctggtttggctcagttgatagagcatcggcctgcagactgaaggttcgattctggttaagggcacacgcctttgcaggctccatccccagtaacaggcatgcaggaggaagccaatcaatgattctctttcatcattgatatttctatctctctctccctctccctccctctctgaaatcaatatttaaaaaaatgtgttgttcatatttaaaaattgggagaTGTGATATAAAAACTAGAATACcttctcttgaaaaatcagaGTATTTGATCCCATTAATCCATGCTCCTGTATGGCAGCAATGGAATGGTTTCTCTCACTGCCTCCCCCCTCTAGTCCCCTCTATTGAAGCTGCTGCCAATTACCAATTATTGTTTTggttggattgtttttctttatgtgcAGCCCATTTCTCTTATTTATGTTGTCTGCACAGTGGCATTTGAATTCTATCAATGGTTTAGAGAATCTGGCAAGAATCATCAGAAACTCTTCCTAAATCACAGGTTAGGGAATGTGATTGAGAGGTGAGAGAGTGGGGACACATATGAAAAAGAAAGGTTTTTGAAATCAAACCAATAAATTTTTTCTTGCTAGCTAAATGCCCCAGGTACAGTCCAAAATATAGTTAACATTTTATAGGAAGAAAAATTTCAGATCAGTGTcttcataataaaatatgtaaaggtGGAAGAGAAAATAGTACACCCAGAGAAAGCCCAGCTCTAGCTACAGAGCACATCACTTTTCAGtgaaaatcatgaaaaaaaaatctatgtaattGAGATGAGAATTCAAACATTCCCAACCACTCAGAAGAAAGCAAATTGTGAAAAGACGAAAGTAGAATCAAGGCAACCCCCAAACCAAACCCATCTTATGCATTTCTCAAGAAAACCTACAGGAGTACTCTAGGCTTACAGAGATGGTGTTCCTATCAACTCCGATGATGGAGAACAACTTTTCTGCTCATAATTCTTGTCTTTTGTTGCTACCCTCCTCTAAAGTCTCAGTATCATCCTCATAAATAGTAATACAGGTTGACTTTCCAGATCGTTCTTCATAAATTCCTCCATTCTTGGTATTTATCTTTTgcctataaagaaagagaaaatgtatcACTATAGACTCAAAGAGTAGACAGTGGGGTAGGATATCTGGGGAGAGAGAAGTGTGGTTTCATTCTTTCACTGGGGGCAGTCTCACTCATTACTTGCAGTAGTTTTGAATTTAATGAGACAGGATATGTGGATGACCAAATGCCCATGTGAGGAATTTTCCACTAAATCAACATAATAAATAAGTTCCCTTTATTAAAGTATTGACCgaaatttatttcaataatttaataTGCATCTTCAGGTTGCAGTTTAATTTCTGACCTAAAATTGATTTACAGGAACCCAATATTGCTGCATCTAAGGGTAAACCACTAACACCTACACCCCTAAACTCTCAGGggagatgtttaaaaataatctttcgATTTTTAAATCCTGAATACACTTAGAGAGTCTCAGATAAATACGATGTATCATTTTGCATAAAAACTGAGACACAGCACCATTTCAAACaaactggggtgggggcggcaattcaagtcagaatcctattagtctgtaggcagaggcagtctctggaggctttgagtctttgcctgatccaatgagtcagaaacagcctttaacactgtcctgcattAGAGATgggagaggtgtagaggatctacctaaaacatagtcacaaacccaaacagccAAAATtagtagacaaagaaacaacccccaaatgaaagaactacagaattctccagaagaagagataaatgaagcagagataagaaatttaaaataagaactgagagtaatgatggtaaaaatgctcaacagcatgaaaaaaagagatagtaaCTATCAAATGAACTGTTTGACCACAGCAGGTAAATTCTGTGGTCAGGCTCACTATGAATATCTTCCTCCTGAAAGTGCCTGTGCCTTGACTTCATTAGGAAACACCTGAGTTCATCTTCACCTATTCCtcacccaaccccctcccccttcctaaaGATAAGTCAGCCATGTTTTTGCACCCCATTCACACCTCAGATGAATGTTTTCTTCTCTCAGGAGCTGTATGGTGAATTTAAACTTCTCTTCCATTTCAGCAAGCTTGGTCTGGAGTGTTTTCTCCAGATTTGCCACCGCAGCTTTCTGAAAGACATACATTTTGATAGCTATCTTTTCCCAACCAGAGCTGTATGGCTGAGCTACACAGAGACCTGGGATCCTCCCACAAATGCCCATCCCCACTCCAGCCAGGACTCACCTCCTTCTGGAGTTCCATCTGGGTTTGGTAGAGGGTGGTGTTTAGTGATTCCAGGATAACAGCTTGTGCATGCAACTCTTCCTCTATGATCTGTGTAGGAAGAAATTGTTTTGGGACAGCATGATGGTATCTGCCCATTTATTCTCTTCTCCAGGTACCTGGACTAGAATGTGCAGCATTGACTTTACTCCTTCTTCTGCACCATTCAGTCACTATGCCCTGTTAACCCTATGCCCTCCCTTTGTCTTCCCCACCTATACCCTCCTTTGCAAGCTTACTGTCACTGCCCCAGAGCCAATCCTCACCAGAGCTCACATGAATTGTCACAACAGTTAgcaattattcattcattaaataagtatttattaaatatcaaCAATAGAtcccaactatatgacattctggaaaaggcaaaactatagagttagtaaaaagatcagtggttgctaagggttgggagggaaagggaaggatgTATACTTGGAGAACAGAAGATTTTTAGGTTAGAGAAATTATTTTCTATGATACTACAATGGTGACTATATAGCATGATTGACAAAACttatagaatgtacaacacaaataatgaaccataatgtaaactatgaaccttagttaaaaataatatattaatagtAGTTTATCAGCTGTAACAAATGTAACACACCAATGCAAGATATTAATAATAGAGGAAGTTGTGTGGGGATGGGGAGTGTATGTgaaatctctgtactttctgcttaTTTTTTCTGTAAACTTAACCATGCTCTAAAAAAAGTCtgttaattagaaataaaaaacctACTGTAGGAATGGGCTTTGGAGCAAGGTAGATCCAGTGTATTAGGTACTACAAATATTACGATGAGCAAGACAAATATAATTCCTACTCTTATGGGGGACACATTCTAGtgaggaaaagataaaaaaattaaataaaagcaaacaaaataattacaatagtaGATTAAAAACAAATCCAGGATGCAGGTGGAGGACACAGTATAAGTGTGGGATCTACTTTAGAGAGATGGTGAAGTGACTATAAAACTggaccagccctagctggttagactcagtggataaagtgttggcctgaagaccaaagggtcctgggtttgattcaggtcaaggacatatatcttggttgcaggctcctccctggccccggccctggttggggctcatgcaggaggcaactaatttatgcatttctctcacattgatgttgctctctgtctttccctctcctactcctctaaaaatcaatggaaaaataccttcaggtgaggattaaaaaaaaaaataaaaagggactaGATAAGGATCTGCTTTCAGGAGCCAGGCTCATTTAACTCTTACCATCTGCATAGCTATTCCCATGTAGAGCAACCTCCCACTCTGCATAAATTGAAGGGCATCATCATTTACTGCAACTGCATTGTACAAAGCAggtcattttgcatttttttcattgatttattcattcaaaaaaatcAGTTGCTATTTACAGAATGTCTGtgatatgccaggcactgttctagaaacTGGGATTAGTggtaaagaaaacagacaaaaatccctgcctttaTTGAGTTTATCAGGCTAGATGGTTATAAGTCTGTGTAGAAAAGTAAAATAGGGAAAAGGAAGTGCCCAGCGGGTTGTTGAGTGGCCCCTGAGAAGTTAGCATTTGAGTGAAGACTGGAAGGCAGTGAGGAAGCTAGCCATGTGGGTATCTGGCAAAGAACTTTCAGGAGGAGAGAGCATCAAGTGCGAAGACTCCAAAGTGGGAGCATCCTAGCCCGATAAACAGCAAGAAGTCCAGGGCCACTGGAGTGGCATGATGGAGGGAAACAAACTAAAGGAAATGAGGCTGTGGGGGAAAGAGCCCCCAGCATGGAGTAGGTGAAACAATCCCCAGAACCAACACAGGACTGGGAATAGCTCCGATTCCCACCAGCCAGGGTAGAAAAACCCTTCTGAATATACACAGTATTGGGTAGACTACTCAGAAGGGTATCATTTCAGTAGTGGGGAAAAATTCAGCCCCAAAATTGCTGTAATTCTGCCTAACAGagcttaaaagaaaacattgaaaaGCTCAAACTGTATCCAAGTAACTTAACTGAATCCCAGAacaaagctcaagaatatttaAAGGAATACAAAAGTATTCAGCATCCAAAAAGGTAAAATTCACAATGGCTTACATCCAATGAAAAAATtacctggtcaggggcacatatcttggttgcaggctcctccctggcctgggccctggttgcggctcatgaaggaggcaactAATTTATAGCTAATCAGTAGACAAACTCAGTAAAGCAGTTATAAGAGTACATTGTGGCGACTGCCAGGGGGTGGAGGGTAAACGGAGATGGAGGAggatataaggagaaaaatagtGATGGATGGAAACtttacttggggtggtgaatacacaatacagtgtacagatgatgcattgtagaattgtgcacctgaaacctgtatagttttgttaaccagtgtcatcccaatacattcactaaaaagggggagaaaaagaataCACGGGATCTATCTTCTCCAAAGCCCATTCCTTCACTTTGTAGGACATTGCAATCTGTTTGCCCAACAATATTGAAGCCCTGCCTGGATTCTAAGGTATCATTCCATGCTTTCATAATGGCTAATCATGTCCCAAACATGTCCATTCTGGATCCAAATTAAATTTTCAGTGAAAGATGAATCACAAGGCACTTTGTGGGTCTGAATGGTTTTCCTTCAGGTATCATCCACATGGAAGTCTCAGGAGAGAGTTCcttgaggggctggggtgggggtggaggataATGTAAACTCCAAGTTTTAAGGAAAGGCTTGGAGTTAGAGTTCCAAGGGGGCAGGATAGTACTTTTCAGAGGTTGAAGGAAAGAATTTGGCATTTTACTATTTAATCCTTTTGTGGTTTGAACCATACTAGAAATGAAAGGCCTTTGACATTGAAGATTACACAGTATATTGCCCATGTATTTGTTCAAATCAGGCTCTAAAAAGACACTAATGGCTTTGTTTTACAGATAATTCTAAAATCCTTTTTGacttattgatttcagcaaaCTCAGCTTTAGTTCTTctgtggtttttttgtgtgttttctttttaccaGTTTTGGGGAAATTATCATTGATTCCATTTTATTGAGAGTATATAATTTTACTGATGTATTTGTAAGGTGCTAActccacagaaaaaaaatgaggaagctTACCTCGTTGGTCTTTTTTAGCTCCTTTAATTGCAAGGTGTCCTTTTCATGTTGCTTCAAGAGCTcctaaaagtaattttatttgaaaaaggtCAGCAATGGGTTCTggcacttctttaaaaaacaaggaaaaccagaataaaattcagaaatataATAGTTACCTAAGTTTACATGTTGGTTTCATGAAGCACATATTGTTAACTAATGGCATCGCATGTTGAAGTTAAATAATGAAAATCTCACTTATGTTAAACCATAGCGCATTGACAAatagtaaaagaaatattttcttcaaaggcTTTTCTGGTTAGCATACAGATTTAGTACTGCTAACTATGTTGTTCTCCACAAATTGAACTTTATACTCAATGCAATTCCAGTCAAAATACCAGCAGGTTTTCTTAAcaagataattataaaatttatatagaaatacaGAGGATACAGAAaaccaaaataatcttgaaaaacaaaagcaaagttaGATTTTTACTTCCTGatttaaagctacagtaattaagacaATGTGTTGTTGGCTGAAGTAAAGGCAAATAGTTGAACGGAATAGAGTGGAGAGTCCACCACCCCACTTCCCAGATATGACAAATACACTAAGGCAACAcaatagagaaagaaaagtttttttaaaaaacaaatcattcTGGAACAATTGGATatccttcggggggggggggggctggggaagaACTATGACCTCtatctcacacacaaaaatattcaaaattggtCACAGAATCATGAAAGCTAAAattataaagcttttattttgtttaaaaaaaggatat from the Myotis daubentonii chromosome 7, mMyoDau2.1, whole genome shotgun sequence genome contains:
- the CASP8 gene encoding caspase-8 isoform X2 is translated as MCLETQTMWPQASKFETDAEFFSDGEPISDYSREQDSESQEQNCEPREQNCEPREQNCEPPREQDSEPREQNCESQEQDNKPQQTADKVYRMKSKPRGYCVIFNNYDFSKARENVPKLHKMKDRDGTNLDAEALSKTFSDLHFEVVHYNDATAKTICEILKDYQRKDHSDKDCFVCCILSHGDKGIVYGCDGQEAPIYELTSYFTGSKCPSLAGKPKIFFIQACQGDNYQKGIAVETDSEEKEAYLEMDSNQKRNIPDEADFLLGMATVNNCVSYRNTTEGTWYIQSLCQSLRERCPRGDDILTILTEVNFEVSNKDDKKNMGKQMPQPTFTLRKKLYFPLN